A single genomic interval of bacterium harbors:
- a CDS encoding glycosyltransferase 87 family protein — protein MAAFLKTRRAGFAAMGAQALAGALLATWPRILAHEAGLVAVAIVLGAAWIVAARALAMIEDRRGLVLMFAIAIAARVAFVAMPPALSGDVYRYLWDGRLLRHGVNPYAHPPFEATRPNDPLAALAGEHFEDINHKAVPTVYPPAAQLGFAAAGAIDDDAGTYKALAAFFDLGIGVCAAMALARRKRPRGRAVIWLAAPIPLFEFAGHGHVDVQGVFFLVAAIVTLESARERGAAALLAAGLLSKFYPLVFLPAFAARMTRPRLLIGVAAAIFAAYIPFALAGPSLVAGLLRYASAWEFNGFAFDTLRGLFGGRTPAKLVVGAAMIAAIAACVRYRVDLWRTGAVLGLVFMLGTPTMMPWYAAWALAFLPLAWSPAVAWLGLTLPLAHIASVRHAAGLGFETGPFVWAIEYAPVPFLIACEAWHAWQTRGSRTGTAPPAPR, from the coding sequence ATGGCGGCCTTCCTGAAAACGCGGCGCGCGGGTTTCGCCGCGATGGGCGCGCAAGCGCTGGCGGGCGCCTTGCTTGCGACCTGGCCGCGCATCCTCGCGCACGAAGCGGGGCTCGTCGCCGTCGCGATCGTGCTCGGCGCGGCGTGGATCGTCGCCGCGCGCGCGCTCGCTATGATCGAAGACAGGCGCGGCCTCGTGCTGATGTTCGCGATCGCGATCGCGGCGCGCGTCGCGTTTGTCGCCATGCCGCCCGCGCTCTCGGGCGATGTCTATCGCTATTTGTGGGACGGCCGTCTTTTGCGCCACGGCGTGAATCCGTACGCGCATCCGCCGTTCGAGGCGACGCGGCCGAACGATCCGCTCGCGGCGCTGGCCGGCGAACATTTCGAGGACATCAACCACAAGGCCGTGCCGACCGTCTATCCGCCGGCGGCGCAGCTTGGTTTTGCCGCCGCGGGCGCGATCGACGACGACGCCGGGACGTACAAGGCGCTCGCCGCGTTTTTTGATTTGGGCATCGGGGTTTGCGCCGCGATGGCGCTTGCCCGGCGCAAGCGGCCGCGCGGGCGCGCCGTCATCTGGCTGGCGGCGCCGATCCCCCTGTTCGAGTTCGCGGGGCACGGCCACGTTGACGTGCAGGGGGTGTTTTTTCTCGTGGCGGCGATCGTTACGCTCGAGTCCGCGCGCGAGCGTGGCGCGGCGGCGCTTTTGGCCGCGGGTCTTCTCTCGAAGTTCTATCCGCTCGTTTTTCTGCCCGCCTTTGCCGCCCGGATGACGCGTCCGCGCCTTTTGATCGGCGTCGCCGCTGCGATATTCGCCGCGTACATCCCCTTCGCGCTCGCCGGGCCGTCGCTTGTCGCCGGCCTTTTGCGTTATGCGAGCGCGTGGGAATTCAACGGATTCGCGTTCGACACGTTGCGCGGGCTTTTCGGCGGGCGCACCCCCGCCAAGCTTGTCGTCGGCGCGGCGATGATCGCGGCGATCGCGGCGTGCGTTCGGTATCGCGTGGACCTTTGGCGGACGGGCGCGGTGCTGGGGCTTGTCTTCATGCTCGGCACGCCGACGATGATGCCGTGGTATGCAGCGTGGGCGCTCGCGTTCCTGCCGCTGGCGTGGAGCCCCGCGGTCGCGTGGCTCGGCCTCACCTTGCCCCTGGCGCATATTGCGTCCGTCCGTCACGCCGCGGGCCTCGGATTCGAGACCGGCCCGTTCGTTTGGGCGATCGAATACGCCCCCGTGCCGTTTCTGATCGCGTGCGAGGCGTGGCACGCGTGGCAAACGCGCGGATCGCGTACCGGCACGGCGCCGCCCGCTCCCCGGTGA
- a CDS encoding glycosyltransferase: MIETVAAIVVWGYIATLAGLAVWGAHRYALLYLFHRHRAHRRTPPPVPFDELPRVTVQLPLFNEMYVAARLIDAVCAFDYPKDKLEIQVLDDSIDETRAVVDERVAALRERGVNIAAVRRPGREGYKAGALQFGLACATGEFVAVFDADFVPRPDFLSRTIHHFTDERVGMVQTRWTHINESDSLCTACQALYLDGHFVIEHAARNWSGRFFNFNGTAGIWRRRAIEDAGGWEHDTITEDLDLSYRAQMRGWRFRYLIDVEAPGELPALISAFRTQQARWAKGSIETARKILPRLWRSDLSFAVKLEASFHLLANLAYLLVGALCLLAGPSLVLRVHMGWRSIAWLDLLLFLSVSASLFLYHVEARRQIGRPWRDVLWRMPLLMALGIGMAPNNARAVLQGLAGRTSAFVRTPKHGDARGAAAARVRYRPTVDGLLVVEMLLGLSFLLPISYAIRYEVWASLPFLVLFLFGYTWVAGMSLWQRAAPIIAGLWEKCPRIVRQAA; encoded by the coding sequence ATGATCGAAACCGTCGCCGCCATCGTCGTCTGGGGATACATCGCCACGCTCGCGGGCCTGGCCGTGTGGGGCGCGCACCGATACGCGCTGCTCTACCTTTTCCACCGCCACCGCGCGCATCGGCGCACGCCGCCGCCCGTGCCGTTTGACGAGCTGCCGCGCGTCACCGTGCAACTTCCGCTCTTCAACGAGATGTACGTCGCCGCGCGGCTCATCGACGCGGTGTGCGCGTTTGACTACCCGAAGGACAAGCTCGAGATCCAGGTGCTCGACGATTCGATCGACGAGACGCGCGCGGTCGTGGACGAGCGGGTCGCCGCGTTGCGCGAGCGCGGCGTGAACATCGCGGCGGTCCGCCGGCCGGGCCGCGAAGGCTACAAGGCGGGCGCGCTGCAATTCGGCCTGGCGTGCGCGACGGGCGAGTTCGTCGCCGTGTTCGACGCCGACTTCGTGCCGCGCCCGGATTTTCTTTCGCGGACGATCCATCATTTCACCGACGAGCGCGTTGGCATGGTGCAAACGCGGTGGACGCACATCAACGAGTCCGACTCGCTTTGCACCGCATGCCAGGCGCTTTACCTCGACGGACACTTCGTCATCGAGCACGCCGCGCGCAACTGGTCGGGGCGCTTTTTCAATTTCAACGGGACGGCGGGTATCTGGCGGCGCCGGGCGATCGAGGACGCGGGCGGCTGGGAGCACGACACGATCACCGAAGACCTCGACCTGTCGTACCGCGCGCAGATGCGCGGCTGGCGCTTCCGCTATCTGATCGACGTCGAGGCGCCCGGCGAGCTGCCCGCCTTGATCTCCGCCTTCCGCACGCAGCAGGCGCGCTGGGCGAAAGGCTCCATCGAAACGGCGCGCAAGATCCTGCCGCGCCTGTGGCGCTCGGATCTTTCGTTCGCGGTCAAACTCGAGGCGTCGTTCCACCTGCTCGCAAACCTCGCGTACCTGCTCGTGGGCGCGCTGTGCCTGCTTGCGGGGCCGAGCCTCGTGCTGCGTGTGCACATGGGGTGGCGCTCGATCGCGTGGCTCGACCTGCTGCTCTTCCTGTCGGTCTCCGCGTCGCTGTTCCTCTATCACGTGGAGGCGCGCCGGCAGATCGGGCGCCCGTGGCGGGATGTCCTCTGGCGGATGCCGCTTTTGATGGCGCTCGGCATCGGCATGGCGCCCAACAACGCCCGCGCGGTTTTGCAGGGCCTCGCCGGCCGTACGAGCGCGTTTGTCCGCACGCCGAAGCATGGTGACGCGCGCGGCGCCGCGGCGGCGCGCGTGCGTTATCGCCCGACCGTGGACGGACTCCTCGTGGTCGAGATGCTGCTGGGGCTTTCGTTTCTGTTGCCGATTTCGTACGCGATCCGCTACGAGGTTTGGGCGTCGCTGCCGTTTCTCGTCCTTTTCCTTTTCGGCTACACCTGGGTCGCCGGCATGTCGCTCTGGCAGCGCGCCGCGCCGATCATCGCCGGCCTCTGGGAAAAATGCCCGCGCATCGTCCGGCAGGCGGCGTGA
- a CDS encoding glycosyltransferase family 2 protein, protein MTRVAIVIPALNESASIGLVLSEIPRDLAGRVIVADNGSTDGTAAIAREHGAIVVAEPHRGYGAACLAGLAALSADPPDVVLFLDADRSDYPEDARAVLEKIAEGYDLVIGSRARLAGPGALLPQARFGNRLATFLIRVLFGVRFTDLGPLRAVTWKALSCIAMEDRGFGWTVEMQARAARLRLRCTEVDVRYRKRHGDKSKVTGTLRGTVMAGAKILYVIFRERFAAKRSR, encoded by the coding sequence ATGACGCGCGTGGCGATCGTCATCCCCGCGCTCAACGAATCCGCCTCAATCGGGCTTGTGCTTTCGGAGATTCCGCGGGACCTCGCCGGCCGCGTCATCGTCGCCGACAACGGATCGACCGACGGCACCGCGGCCATCGCACGCGAGCACGGCGCGATCGTCGTCGCTGAACCGCATCGGGGCTACGGTGCCGCGTGCCTGGCGGGTCTTGCCGCGCTTAGCGCCGATCCGCCGGATGTCGTGCTTTTCCTCGATGCGGACCGCTCGGACTATCCCGAAGACGCGCGCGCGGTGCTCGAAAAAATCGCGGAAGGATACGACCTTGTCATCGGCAGCCGCGCGCGGCTCGCGGGGCCGGGCGCGCTGTTGCCGCAGGCGCGATTTGGCAACCGGCTCGCGACTTTTCTCATCCGCGTGCTGTTTGGAGTGCGCTTTACGGATCTCGGTCCGCTGCGCGCGGTGACGTGGAAGGCGCTTTCCTGTATCGCGATGGAAGATCGCGGCTTTGGCTGGACGGTCGAAATGCAGGCGCGCGCCGCGCGGCTCAGGCTGCGTTGCACGGAGGTGGATGTGCGCTACCGCAAGCGCCACGGTGACAAGTCGAAGGTCACCGGCACGTTGCGTGGCACCGTGATGGCGGGCGCGAAAATTCTGTATGTGATATTCCGCGAGCGGTTCGCGGCGAAGCGGTCGCGTTGA
- the bfr gene encoding bacterioferritin — protein sequence MKGNEKVIEALVTALQSELTAINQYFVHAEMCSNWGYKRLYKTIRANSIGEMVHAEELLERIFYLEGLPVMENLHKIKIGKTVPEQIKSDLALEKEAVKFYNDSIKLCVSAGDNGSRDLFQKLLSDEEGHVDWLEAQLELIDQMGLAHYLSTQVNEV from the coding sequence ATGAAAGGCAACGAAAAGGTCATCGAGGCGTTGGTGACGGCGCTCCAGAGCGAGCTGACGGCGATCAACCAGTATTTCGTCCACGCGGAGATGTGCTCGAACTGGGGCTACAAGCGCCTGTACAAGACGATCCGCGCGAACTCCATCGGCGAGATGGTTCACGCCGAGGAGCTGCTCGAACGCATATTCTACCTCGAAGGGCTGCCGGTCATGGAGAACCTGCACAAGATCAAGATCGGCAAGACGGTGCCCGAGCAGATCAAAAGCGATCTCGCGCTCGAAAAAGAGGCCGTGAAGTTTTACAACGACTCGATCAAGCTGTGCGTTTCGGCGGGGGACAACGGGTCCCGCGACCTGTTCCAGAAGCTGCTTTCCGATGAAGAAGGGCACGTGGACTGGCTCGAAGCGCAGCTCGAACTCATCGACCAGATGGGTCTTGCGCACTACCTGTCGACGCAGGTCAACGAGGTGTAA
- a CDS encoding glycosyltransferase family 2 protein encodes MKPPSVSCVFPCLNDRGTIAGMVLAVHYVLTDAGVEHEIVVVDDGSTDGARELLTRMAESVPPLRVVVHDTNRGYGGAIASGFAACTKDWIFYTDGDAQYDPAQIALLLPEAADDVDVVQGYKLNRGDPPHRILLGAIYQYLMRFAFNLSIRDVDCDFRLIRRAFLDRVVLTRRSGAICVEMCRKFDDAGARIREVGVRHTFRVYGKSQIFNVKRLVVSLAQLGGLWWELVARPRLSRSRVATSEPRASEPRASEARPSEPRTSEPRT; translated from the coding sequence ATGAAACCCCCGTCCGTCTCGTGCGTGTTTCCCTGCCTGAACGATCGCGGCACGATCGCGGGCATGGTGCTGGCCGTGCACTACGTCCTCACCGACGCGGGCGTGGAGCACGAGATCGTCGTGGTGGATGACGGCAGCACCGACGGCGCGCGTGAGTTGCTGACGCGTATGGCCGAGTCGGTCCCGCCTTTGCGCGTCGTGGTACACGACACCAACCGGGGCTACGGCGGCGCGATCGCAAGCGGCTTTGCCGCATGCACGAAGGACTGGATTTTCTACACGGACGGCGACGCGCAGTACGATCCCGCGCAGATCGCGCTGCTTTTGCCCGAGGCGGCGGACGACGTGGACGTCGTGCAGGGTTACAAGCTCAATCGCGGCGACCCGCCGCACCGCATTCTGCTCGGCGCGATCTACCAATATCTCATGCGTTTCGCGTTCAACCTGTCCATCCGCGACGTGGACTGCGACTTCCGCCTCATTCGCCGCGCGTTTCTGGATCGCGTCGTGCTGACAAGGCGCTCGGGCGCGATCTGCGTGGAGATGTGCCGCAAATTCGACGACGCCGGCGCGCGTATCCGCGAGGTCGGCGTCCGGCACACGTTCCGCGTTTACGGCAAGAGCCAGATCTTCAATGTGAAGCGCCTTGTCGTCTCGCTCGCGCAGCTCGGTGGCCTGTGGTGGGAGCTTGTCGCGCGCCCGCGCCTTTCGCGAAGTCGCGTCGCAACGTCAGAGCCGCGCGCGTCAGAGCCGCGCGCGTCAGAGGCGCGACCGTCAGAGCCGCGAACGTCAGAGCCGCGAACGTAA
- a CDS encoding thiamine-phosphate kinase, whose amino-acid sequence MSRESDFIAELVRRFGTDARGSSLVTGIGSDCAVLAPVKGALPIVTTDTAVDGVHFDLSFMTRADAAYRAIACALSDLAAGGVDPAHAPLVLLSVILPREIDGAGMGELLDGFAGALADAGAVLAGGDTVIASTLAISVTAIGFAPRPMTRIGARIGDAVCVAGYVGGAMEALRILREGGSPGSAGVPPASDAGNAAPGTAAPGNAEFQLGLGTAAPGSAELQLRHLLAYYLRPRPLLALGHRLAAAGATACADISDGLLLDAQRIAEQSGVAMRIALDAIPLAPELFHEDESGRATARRSRDRDAFIRAATGGDDYALVFTVAPENVAAAKQAAREAGVPIARVGEVTDGGARRVIATWDGEAMEIEKRGFEHE is encoded by the coding sequence ATGTCGCGCGAGTCCGATTTCATCGCCGAGCTTGTGCGTCGCTTCGGAACGGACGCGCGCGGCTCGTCGCTCGTCACCGGCATCGGCTCGGACTGCGCGGTGCTGGCGCCGGTTAAGGGCGCATTACCGATCGTCACGACGGATACCGCTGTTGACGGTGTGCATTTCGATCTTTCGTTCATGACGCGCGCCGACGCGGCGTATCGCGCAATCGCGTGCGCGCTGTCGGACCTTGCCGCGGGCGGCGTCGATCCCGCGCACGCGCCGCTCGTGCTTCTGTCGGTCATCCTGCCGCGCGAAATCGACGGCGCGGGGATGGGCGAGTTGCTCGACGGATTCGCGGGCGCGCTCGCCGACGCCGGCGCGGTGCTCGCCGGCGGCGATACGGTCATCGCGTCCACACTCGCCATCAGCGTGACGGCGATCGGTTTTGCGCCGCGCCCGATGACGCGTATCGGCGCGCGCATCGGCGACGCGGTATGCGTCGCGGGATATGTCGGAGGCGCGATGGAGGCGCTGCGTATCCTGCGTGAAGGCGGCAGTCCCGGGAGCGCAGGCGTCCCGCCTGCTTCGGACGCCGGAAACGCCGCCCCCGGGACCGCCGCCCCTGGGAACGCCGAGTTCCAGCTCGGCCTTGGGACCGCCGCCCCTGGGAGCGCCGAGCTCCAGCTCCGCCATTTGCTCGCGTATTACCTCCGCCCGCGCCCGCTGCTCGCTCTCGGCCACCGCCTCGCCGCCGCGGGCGCGACGGCATGCGCGGACATCTCCGACGGACTTTTGCTTGACGCGCAACGCATCGCCGAACAAAGCGGTGTCGCGATGCGAATCGCGCTCGACGCGATTCCGCTGGCGCCGGAGCTTTTTCACGAAGATGAGTCCGGCCGAGCGACGGCTCGGCGCTCCCGGGACCGCGACGCGTTCATCCGAGCCGCGACGGGCGGGGACGATTACGCGCTCGTCTTTACGGTCGCGCCGGAAAACGTCGCGGCGGCGAAGCAGGCCGCGCGCGAGGCGGGCGTGCCGATCGCGCGCGTCGGCGAGGTGACGGACGGCGGCGCGAGGCGCGTTATCGCGACGTGGGACGGCGAGGCGATGGAGATTGAAAAGCGCGGCTTCGAACATGAGTGA
- a CDS encoding NAD(P)/FAD-dependent oxidoreductase, which produces MSDAARDDQSRDRKGAGASVPVHTGSSEIRRVAIVGGGPGGALLAWLLARDGYEVDLIESRPDADKACGGGVTASTIDIVPELDDLGVPYAAITRLRATSPGGRESMTALDPPLRNYRRHDFDSALRQKAVDAGARLHIDRARTFARRDGRWFVNGDIEADFLVGAGGASCPVRRLVRGESESTESVLTTGWFIPGTFEPVVDIRFFPGVAGYAWWFPRPNDVSFGIVWGRGTISRDDARGLLRGYLHDRFRDVALGDAIPYAAPCPCLAAGTFWNRKYQAEGVALIGDSAGLCDPVTSEGIRHALHSAKLLHRAIAQGAPKRYYPLIAESILPELHSAAAWRRAFYRGWFLRAGFGMASRSPSARKIIADFALGGKSVGDAMADLGRGLPAMLLESARGSRIED; this is translated from the coding sequence GTGAGCGACGCCGCGCGCGACGATCAGAGCCGCGACCGTAAGGGAGCGGGTGCGTCCGTTCCGGTACACACGGGGTCGTCCGAGATTCGCCGCGTCGCGATCGTCGGCGGCGGCCCCGGCGGCGCGCTGCTCGCGTGGCTGCTCGCGCGCGACGGCTACGAGGTTGATCTTATCGAGTCGCGCCCCGACGCGGACAAGGCGTGCGGCGGCGGCGTCACCGCATCGACAATCGACATCGTCCCGGAGCTCGACGATCTCGGCGTCCCGTATGCCGCCATCACGCGCCTTCGAGCGACCTCCCCCGGCGGGCGCGAGTCGATGACCGCGCTCGACCCGCCGCTGCGCAACTATCGCCGGCACGATTTCGACTCCGCGCTGCGGCAAAAGGCCGTCGACGCCGGCGCGCGCCTTCACATCGATCGCGCGCGCACCTTCGCGCGGCGCGACGGGCGATGGTTCGTCAACGGCGACATCGAGGCGGACTTCCTTGTCGGCGCGGGCGGCGCGTCTTGCCCCGTCCGGCGCCTCGTGCGCGGCGAAAGTGAATCGACGGAATCCGTGCTGACAACGGGGTGGTTCATCCCGGGCACGTTCGAGCCGGTGGTGGACATCCGCTTTTTTCCCGGCGTCGCCGGATACGCCTGGTGGTTTCCGCGCCCAAACGACGTTTCGTTCGGCATCGTGTGGGGACGCGGCACGATCTCGCGCGACGACGCGCGCGGCCTGCTGCGGGGTTATTTGCACGACCGATTTCGCGATGTGGCTCTTGGCGACGCCATCCCGTACGCCGCGCCGTGCCCTTGCCTTGCCGCGGGCACGTTCTGGAACCGGAAATACCAGGCCGAGGGCGTCGCGCTCATCGGCGATTCCGCGGGGCTCTGCGATCCCGTCACGAGCGAGGGCATCCGCCACGCGCTTCATTCCGCGAAGCTGTTGCATCGGGCGATCGCCCAGGGCGCCCCCAAACGCTACTACCCGCTCATCGCCGAGAGCATCCTGCCCGAACTGCACAGCGCCGCGGCGTGGCGGCGCGCCTTTTATCGCGGGTGGTTTTTGCGCGCGGGGTTCGGCATGGCCTCGCGCTCCCCGTCCGCGCGAAAGATCATCGCCGACTTCGCGCTTGGCGGAAAATCCGTCGGCGACGCGATGGCCGATTTGGGGCGCGGCTTGCCGGCGATGCTGCTTGAATCGGCGCGAGGATCGAGGATCGAGGATTGA